A single genomic interval of Ruminococcus sp. NK3A76 harbors:
- the glmU gene encoding bifunctional UDP-N-acetylglucosamine diphosphorylase/glucosamine-1-phosphate N-acetyltransferase GlmU, whose protein sequence is MDNCIILAGGQGKRMKTNKPKVLLEVLGEPMLEWVIKACESAGIGNICVVKGYEGEQVEAYVSGRNGSADVQTVLQSERLGTGHAVMMAADYLKERIGGNTLILCGDAPFIDRETISGSLALHKKAGNAVTVVTSEIDEPKGYGRIIRTADGISGIVEEKDCTDEQRKIKEINSGCYWFDTKALLGVLGELKPNNAQKEYYLTDCISLLLSKGLKAGAFTSENKNVSLGANDRKGLLALNDIARLGVIDKWLDFGIEFTCTDGVSIGTQVEIGAGTVIDSNVKLSGKTKIGEGCRIMSGCLLNNTIVGNNTVLNFVQANDARVDDNVKIGPWVQLRPDSHVLSGAKIGDFVEIKNSTIGEGTAVAHLTYVGDSDVGSNVNFGCGVVTVNFDGEKKFRTTIGDNAFIGCNTNLVAPVKVGTSAYTAAGTTVTHDVPDGALAIDRGKQANIEGYATRKLKARNEKIAMQKKA, encoded by the coding sequence ATGGATAATTGTATCATATTAGCAGGCGGCCAGGGCAAGAGAATGAAGACCAATAAGCCTAAGGTGCTTCTTGAAGTGCTTGGCGAGCCTATGCTTGAATGGGTAATAAAGGCCTGTGAAAGTGCAGGGATAGGCAATATCTGTGTAGTAAAGGGCTACGAGGGCGAGCAGGTCGAAGCATACGTTTCGGGCAGAAACGGCAGCGCTGATGTACAGACTGTATTGCAGAGCGAGCGCCTTGGCACAGGTCACGCTGTAATGATGGCAGCTGATTATCTTAAAGAGCGTATCGGCGGCAATACTCTTATCCTCTGCGGCGATGCACCTTTTATCGACAGAGAGACTATAAGCGGATCACTTGCGCTCCATAAGAAGGCAGGCAACGCTGTTACAGTCGTTACTTCCGAAATTGACGAGCCTAAGGGCTACGGCAGGATAATAAGAACAGCTGACGGCATCAGCGGAATTGTTGAGGAAAAGGATTGCACAGACGAACAGCGCAAGATAAAGGAAATAAACAGCGGCTGCTACTGGTTCGATACAAAGGCTCTGCTTGGTGTGCTTGGTGAGCTTAAGCCCAACAATGCACAGAAGGAATATTATCTTACTGACTGTATCTCACTTCTGCTTAGTAAGGGCTTAAAGGCCGGGGCATTCACCTCCGAGAATAAAAACGTTTCTCTCGGCGCAAATGACCGTAAGGGTCTTCTCGCACTTAACGATATCGCAAGACTCGGAGTGATAGATAAGTGGCTTGATTTCGGTATTGAGTTTACCTGCACTGACGGCGTTTCTATAGGCACACAGGTCGAGATAGGTGCAGGCACAGTTATCGACAGCAACGTCAAACTCTCCGGCAAGACAAAGATAGGCGAGGGCTGCCGTATAATGAGCGGTTGTCTGCTCAATAACACGATAGTTGGCAATAATACTGTACTTAATTTTGTACAGGCAAACGATGCAAGAGTGGATGATAATGTCAAGATAGGCCCCTGGGTACAGCTTCGTCCTGATTCTCATGTCCTCAGCGGCGCTAAGATAGGCGACTTTGTAGAGATCAAGAACTCCACGATAGGCGAGGGCACAGCTGTTGCTCACCTGACATATGTCGGTGACAGTGATGTTGGCTCTAATGTCAACTTCGGCTGCGGTGTTGTCACAGTCAACTTTGACGGTGAGAAGAAATTCCGCACAACTATTGGTGATAATGCTTTCATCGGTTGTAACACAAATCTTGTTGCCCCTGTCAAGGTCGGCACAAGCGCTTATACAGCAGCAGGCACAACAGTCACACACGATGTTCCCGACGGCGCACTTGCTATCGACCGTGGCAAGCAGGCAAACATCGAGGGCTATGCCACACGCAAGCTCAAGGCAAGAAATGAAAAGATAGCAATGCAGAAGAAAGCATAA